One part of the Diadema setosum chromosome 22, eeDiaSeto1, whole genome shotgun sequence genome encodes these proteins:
- the LOC140245417 gene encoding toll-like receptor 3 — MLTLFDKNLLTDTPNLTRLYLHTNHLTTISANTYMPDTLVRLDISSNPLTCDCSLAWFRNWLQVTNVDTSPGNETLCSQTSFKQLVNLPLEAFHPGDFCGINAPLISGLILGSVIVFLLGVLIYRKRWWLNYKIFLLKLFVVGYKQQEEDPQADDYEYQLNIMCHDDDDDWVHDVLRPALEERMPHLQRVAYGDEAFRATMYYIDAVYHIIDNSYKTVLLLSNHCADDAWFITKVRVALEHVNETGLDKVILVFLENIPDERLPYLVRLFLSKDRPNLLWTEDHDGQDLFWAYFEKCMRTNPQINHTLPI, encoded by the coding sequence ATGCTCACTCTGTTTGACAAAAATCTACTCACCGACACGCCAAATCTCACCCGATTGTACCTTCACACAAATCATCTCACTACAATTTCTGCGAACACCTACATGCCAGACACTCTTGTGCGCCTCGACATCTCCAGCAATCCTTTGACTTGCGACTGCAGCTTGGCGTGGTTCCGAAACTGGCTACAAGTGACCAATGTTGATACCTCACCCGGTAATGAAACCTTATGTTCACAGACTTCATTCAAACAACTTGTGAATCTCCCACTTGAGGCATTCCATCCAGGTGACTTTTGCGGAATTAATGCACCACTCATCTCCGGACTAATTCTTGGCAGTGTCATAGTTTTCCTGCTGGGAGTTTTGATTTACAGGAAACGCTGGTGGCTGAACTACAAGATCTTCCTGCTAAAACTTTTTGTGGTGGGTTACAAGCAACAAGAAGAAGACCCACAGGCAGATGATTATGAGTATCAGCTCAATATCAtgtgtcatgatgatgatgatgactgggTTCATGATGTCCTCAGACCTGCACTGGAAGAGAGGATGCCCCATCTCCAACGGGTTGCCTATGGCGATGAAGCTTTCAGGGCTACAATGTATTACATTGACGCTGTCTACCACATCATCGACAACAGCTACAAGACTGTCCTGCTGCTTAGCAACCACTGTGCTGATGATGCCTGGTTCATCACCAAGGTCAGAGTGGCTCTGGAGCATGTGAATGAAACAGGACTTGACAAAGTCATCTTGGTATTTTTGGAGAACATACCAGATGAGCGGCTGCCATACCTGGTAAGACTCTTTCTGAGCAAAGACAGGCCTAACCTGCTCTGGACTGAGGACCATGATGGTCAGGATTTGTTCTGGGCCTACTTTGAGAAGTGCATGCGGACAAATCCACAGATCAATCATACTCTTCCAATCTAA
- the LOC140245520 gene encoding uncharacterized protein, with amino-acid sequence MAGGTVVMFLSMLLTLSCCADILEQTPSPSPLTCSTSGMDGSLQAHCSHLNLSAVPQRLPDNLNKLDLSYNSIATITNVSFASYGKIKILLLQWNTLEVIEGRSFDPLRDLRVLDLSSNNISRLPDALFQKNFRLSILDLSQNRLTEIPNNALGSIRTLKNISLSHNLITNISFTQFSSCKQLSQIDLTHNKITQLHQASFAALGDCSIEHFKLNNNNLSQLPKELFSNFRHLEYLNLDYTNLLAFDMRAFMGNYTIKQIWINNANLRMLLPLRHNGQNLDFPHLNAISLRLNKLSQIQSNAFFGFNNLRYLDLERNRLTSITNTSFCGLNSLIYLDLARNKLSHLPLHAFACTKKLQTLLLSKNGIAVLDSLVFHGIPSLQVLDLFSNNIDNIEGTWDLSSLHTLKMESNRLLSLSEHTFAGMPSLHKLVLKGNQINTIAEDTFLRLTFLEYIDLSYQVYLTLHGAFARLRNLNYLNLEKTRILLPSLHQFTNASSVKTLVMSNAKLSIRDLELLLQVNTITLFDKNLFTDTPNLTHLYLHTNHLTTISANTFLPQTLVRLDISNNPFTCDCSLAWFRNWLYTTNVNTSPSNQTLCSQTSFKQLVNLPLEAFHPSDFCGINTPLISGLMFAGVIVIFLGLLIYRKRWWLNYKIFLLKLFVLGYELQEGDDLQADDYEYQLNIMCHDDDDDWVHDVLRPAMEERMPHLQRVAYGDEAFRATLYYIDAVHHIIENSYKTVLLLSNQCADDAWFITKVRVALEHVNETGLDKVILVFLEDIPDERLPYLVRLFLSRDRPNLLWTEDHDGQDLFWAYFEKCMRSNPQINHALPI; translated from the exons ATGGCTGGAGGTACTGttgtcatgtttttgagcatgcTGCTGACTTTGTCATGTTGTGCAGACATCTTGGAACAAACTCCATCTCCATCGCCTCTCACATGCTCCACCTCTGGAATGGATGGCTCACTACAAGCACACTGCTCTCACCTCAACCTCTCTGCTGTCCCTCAGAGACTTCCAGACAACCTCAACAAGCTAGACTTATCATACAACAGCATCGCAACCATCACCAATGTTTCATTTGCTTCATATGGAAAGATTAAAATCCTGCTCTTGCAGTGGAATACCCTGGAAGTGATTGAGGGGAGATCTTTTGATCCACTTCGAGACTTGAGAGTGCTTGATTTAAGTTCCAACAACATCAGTCGACTCCCAGACGCTCTCTTTCAGAAGAACTTTCGTCTCTCAATCCTCGATCTGTCTCAAAACAGACTGACCGAGATCCCAAATAATGCTCTTGGTTCCATTAGAACATTGAAGAACATCTCCCTCAGCCACAACCTGATCACAAACATCAGCTTCACTCAGTTCTCTTCCTGCAAACAGCTTTCACAGATTGATCTCACCCACAACAAGATCACGCAACTTCACCAAGCGAGTTTTGCTGCTCTTGGAGACTGTTCCATCGAACACTTCAAactgaacaacaacaatctCTCCCAACTTCCCAAAGAACTCTTCTCCAATTTTCGCCATCTGGAATATCTCAATCTGGACTATACCAATCTCCTCGCATTTGACATGAGGGCTTTCATGGGGAACTATACCATCAAGCAAATATGGATCAACAACGCAAACCTTCGCATGTTACTCCCTCTCAGACACAATGGCCAAAATCTAGACTTTCCTCATTTGAACGCAATTAGTCTGAGGCTAAACAAACTCTCTCAAATCCAAAGCAATGCATTTTTTGGGTTCAATAATCTGCGCTACTTGGACCTTGAGCGCAACAGGTTAACATCAATCACCAATACCTCATTTTGTGGATTGAATTCACTCATCTACTTGGATCTGGCAAGGAATAAACTGTCACACTTGCCTCTTCATGCATTTGCCTGTACAAAGAAGCTACAAACTCTCTTGCTGTCCAAAAATGGAATTGCAGTTTTGGACTCCCTTGTATTTCATGGCATTCCTTCCCTGCAAGTCTTGGACCTTTTCTCAAACAATATAGACAACATTGAAGGAACATGGGATCTGAGTTCCTTGCATACGCTGAAAATGGAAAGCAACAGGCTACTGTCTTTGAGTGAACACACATTTGCAGGAATGCCCAGCTtgcataaacttgtcttgaaagGAAACCAGATCAATACCATTGCTGAAGATACATTTCTTAGACTCACTTTCCTGGAATATATCGACCTGTCTTATCAAGTGTATCTTACACTACATGGTGCTTTTGCAAGACTGAGAAACCTCAACTACCTAAACTTGGAGAAAACACGGATTCTCCTTCCATCTCTGCATCAGTTCACAAATGCAAGCTCTGTGAAAACACTAGTCATGTCAAATGCCAAGTTGAGTATCAGGGACTTG GAACTGCTTCTGCAAGTAAATACGATAACTCTGTTCGACAAAAATCTATTCACCGACACGCCGAATCTAACACACTTGTACCTTCACACAAATCATCTCACTACAATTTCTGCTAACACATTTCTGCCACAGACTCTTGTACGACTTGACATCTCCAACAATCCTTTCACTTGCGACTGCAGCTTGGCATGGTTCCGAAACTGGCTCTACACAACCAACGTCAACACCTCCCCCAGTAATCAAACCCTGTGTTCACAAACTTCTTTCAAACAACTTGTGAATCTTCCTCTTGAAGCATTCCATCCAAGCGACTTTTGTGGAATCAACACACCACTTATATCTGGTCTCATGTTTGCTGGTGTCATTGTCATATTCCTGGGACTATTGATTTACAGGAAACGCTGGTGGCTGAACTACAAGATCTTCCTGCTAAAGCTTTTTGTCTTGGGTTATGAGCTACAAGAGGGAGATGACCTACAGGCAGATGACTATGAGTATCAGCTCAACATCAtgtgtcatgatgatgatgatgactgggTCCATGATGTCCTCAGACCCGCAATGGAAGAGAGGATGCCCCATCTCCAACGGGTTGCATATGGCGATGAAGCTTTCAGGGCTACATTGTACTACATTGATGCTGTCCACCACATCATTGAGAACAGCTACAAGACTGTCCTTTTGCTTAGCAACCAATGTGCTGATGATGCCTGGTTCATCACCAAGGTCAGAGTGGCTCTGGAGCATGTGAATGAAACAGGACTTGACAAAGTCATCCTGGTATTTTTGGAGGACATACCCGATGAGCGGCTGCCATACCTGGTAAGACTCTTTCTGAGCAGAGACAGGCCTAACCTGCTCTGGACTGAGGACCACGATGGTCAGGACTTGTTCTGGGCCTACTTTGAGAAGTGCATGCGGTCAAATCCTCAAATCAATCATGCTCTTCCAATCTAA
- the LOC140245416 gene encoding toll-like receptor 3, translating to MISLFDKNLLTDTPNLTRLYLHSNHLSTISANTYMPETLVRLDIFNNPFTCDCSLAWFRNWLHTANVDTSPNNETLCSQASFKQLVNLPLEAFHPGDFCGTNIPLISGLIFAGVIVTFLGLVIYRKRWWLNYKIFLLKLFVLGYELQEEEDPQADDYEYQLNIMCHDNDDDWVHGVLKPALEERMPHLQRVAFGDKAFRATMYYIDAVHHIIENSYKTVLLLSNHCADDAWFITKVRVALEHVNETGLDKVIVVFLEDIPDERLPYLVRLFLSRDRPNLLWTEDHDGQDLFWAYFEKCMRSNQQINHALPI from the coding sequence ATGATATCTCTGTTTGATAAAAATCTACTCACCGACACACCGAATCTCACAAGGTTGTACCTTCACTCAAATCATCTCTCTACAATTTCTGCAAACACATACATGCCAGAGACTCTTGTTCGCCTTGACATCTTCAACAACCCTTTCACTTGTGACTGCAGCTTGGCATGGTTCCGAAACTGGCTCCACACGGCCAATGTTGATACTTCTCCCAATAATGAAACTCTGTGTTCGCAAGCTTCTTTCAAACAACTTGTGAACCTTCCACTTGAAGCATTCCATCCAGGCGACTTTTGCGGAACCAACATACCACTAATTTCTGGACTCATTTTTGCTGGAGTCATAGTTACCTTCTTAGGACTTGTGATTTACAGGAAACGCTGGTGGCTGAACTACAAGATCTTCCTGCTAAAGCTTTTTGTCTTGGGTTATGAGCTACAAGAGGAAGAAGACCCACAGGCAGATGACTATGAGTATCAGCTCAACATCATGTgccatgataatgatgatgactgggTTCACGGTGTCCTGAAACCTGCACTGGAAGAGAGGATGCCCCATCTCCAACGGGTTGCCTTTGGCGACAAAGCTTTCAGGGCTACAATGTACTACATTGATGCTGTCCACCACATCATCGAGAACAGCTACAAGACTGTCTTGTTGCTTAGCAACCACTGTGCTGATGATGCCTGGTTCATCACCAAGGTCAGAGTGGCTCTGGAGCATGTGAACGAAACAGGACTTGACAAAGTCATCGTGGTCTTTTTGGAGGACATACCAGATGAGCGGCTGCCATACCTGGTAAGACTCTTTCTGAGCAGAGACAGGCCTAACCTGCTCTGGACTGAGGACCACGATGGCCAGGACTTGTTCTGGGCTTATTTTGAGAAGTGCATGCGGTCAAATCAACAGATTAATCATGCTCTGCCAATCTAA
- the LOC140245401 gene encoding toll-like receptor 6 has translation MTNVDTSPGNETQCSQTSFKQLVNLPLDAFHPGDFCGINTPLISGLMFAGVTVTVLGLVIYRKRWWLNYKIFLLKLFVLGYHQQEEDLQADDYEYQLNIMCHDDDDDWVHGVLKPALEERMPHLQRVAYGDEAFRATMYYIDAVYHIIDNSYKTVLLLSNHCADDAWFITKVRVALEHVNETGLDKVILVFLEDIPDERLPYLVRLFLSRDRPNLLWTEDHDGQDLFWAYFEKCMRSNPQINHALPM, from the coding sequence ATGACCAATGTTGATACCTCTCCAGGAAATGAAACCCAGTGTTCACAGACTTCCTTCAAACAACTTGTGAATCTTCCACTTGACGCATTCCATCCAGGCGACTTTTGTGGAATCAACACACCACTTATATCTGGTCTCATGTTTGCTGGTGTCACAGTTACTGTCCTGGGACTTGTGATTTACAGGAAACGCTGGTGGCTGAACTACAAGATCTTTCTGCTAAAGCTTTTTGTCTTGGGTTATCATCAACAAGAAGAAGACCTACAGGCAGATGATTATGAGTATCAGCTCAACATCATGtgccatgatgatgatgatgactgggTTCATGGTGTCCTGAAACCCGCATTGGAAGAGAGGATGCCTCATCTCCAACGGGTTGCCTATGGTGATGAAGCTTTCAGGGCTACAATGTATTACATTGACGCTGTCTACCACATCATCGACAACAGCTACAAGACTGTCCTGCTGCTTAGCAACCACTGTGCTGATGATGCCTGGTTCATCACCAAGGTCAGAGTGGCTCTGGAGCATGTGAATGAAACAGGACTTGACAAAGTCATCCTGGTATTTTTGGAGGACATACCAGATGAGCGGCTGCCATACCTGGTAAGACTCTTTCTGAGTAGAGACAGGCCTAACCTGCTCTGGACTGAGGACCATGACGGTCAGGATTTGTTCTGGGCCTACTTTGAGAAGTGCATGCGGTCAAATCCACAGATCAATCATGCTCTTCCAATGTAA